AGTACGATCAAAGAAGCAAAAGCAAAAGTAGATAAAGAAGTGAAACTTCCGAAAAGCCATAAAATGACATGGGCAGGAGAGTTTGAAAGCAAAGAAAGAGCTGCAAAACAGCTCGCTATGGTAGTGCCGATCTCTTTAGTTCTTATCCTGATGCTCTTGTATTTCAACTTCGGAAATGTAAAAGATACGCTGATTTCTTCCGTTACTCTGGCATTTGCGTTTATCGGAGGGTTTTTATCTCTGTGGTTTACAGGAACCATTTTTGGAATTTCAGCAGGGATTGGATTTATTATCCTTTTTGGAGTGGCCACCATTGATGGTATCGTTCTGATAGGAGTAATGAAGGAGAATCTGCAAAACAGAATGTCTCTTAAAGAATCTATTTCTCTGGGAGTTAAAAGCAGAATTCGTCCCGTAGTTATGATTGCTCTAATGGGGTCTATGGGGCTTCTTCCCGCGGCAATGTCCAACGGAATGGGGTCCGAAATTCAGAAACCTTTAGCCATTATGATTGTTGGCGGGCTGATCATCTGTATGCTGCTGTCTTTTACAGTATTGCCTATTATCTTCCATTATGCTTATCATAAAAAGCATAAGGAAACCATATAGTTTCTTTTATTTGTTCATTATTTGGCCGGGATCCGTGAGGAAGATCCCGGCCTTTTTATTGCAGATAAACCGCTTTTGTTGACTCTGGGGTAGATTTGTTTCATTTACAGATAATAAAAAAGTGAGCCGGGAAGCTCACTTTATTTATTGTTTATTCAGATTATGGGGTGATTATAATCGGATCAGGAAAAGGTTCGAGAACCAGTGGTTTGCACATGGCTGCCGGTTGGCAGCTTCCCCCCATGCATATAAAATTAGTCATCGTGGTTGTGCCGTCAGGACATCTGATCATGGCTTCACCATGACATCCGCCAGGGCATTGTGCCGGATACAATGTTCCTCCGAATACATTTTTCAATTCAGCTCTTGAAAGTTTTTCATTGTTGTTTTTTTTCATAGTATTAATTTTAATTGATAGTGCGGTAACTTACTTATAATGAATTATGTAAGTTTTGTTTCATTGTACTAAGATAGTTAAAAATATTTCTTTAATTAAAGAAATTATGTTAAAATTTTACTTGTAAATATTTGAAATGTAGAATTTTGTGAGAATAAGTTGTATATTTAATTCCAGTTAAAGAGAAATAAATAAGGAGGAATCCGAAAATCTAAAAGAGTAGGAAATTAATACTAAACAAAATAACTATGAAAAATTTAAAAAATTTGAACAGAAAAGAATTGAAAAGCGTTTTAGGTGGAGCTGCAGCGGCTTGTGAAGCTCCAATAGACGGAGGTTGTAAGGCAAATTATATATTCTGCAGCAATCCTTATTGCTGTTATCCGCCAAATAGACCATTTATCTGTTTAGATTAATCAGAAATAAATAACAGGCTGTTTTTAAAGCAGCCTGTTTGTTTTTATTTATTACTCTTTTAAATAAAACGACTTTAATTTTGTTGTTTCTGATATCAAGCATAGCCGGTTTTGGATGCTGAATATAAATTCTTTGATGGGTTTCTGATTCCTTATTAATGATTGGATCATAAGAAAACAGGTCCGGATCAATTTTCTGAACGGTATGAAACTTATTTTTGTTCAATTCTGAAATGGTCGTTTTTGTTTTTCCATTGTCGGCCAGAATTGAATACAACTTTTTATTATATACAAAACTTGACATTATTAAGACTCCACTGGAATCTGCTAATTTTCTGACCCCTTTTGAGGTGTGAGCTTCATACTCTCGTGTGATGATGCCAGGATTATAAGGATGGATTTTAGTAGTTTCTTCCATTATCTCAGGATTTTTAATCTCTAAAACATAGGAATTTCCAAAACCATGTGACATTGACGCGGAAACATAATAAGTGCCGTCAATTTTATTTACAGAAACAGGACATGTAGCTGTGGTATAGTGAATCTTTCCTGATTTTTTATTTTTAAAATAAACAGTACCGCCCCATTCTCCGGAACAGCTGTACCACACATCATAAATTTTATCTTTATAGAGCAGAGCCGTGTGATGAATATCTTTTAAACTATTTAGTTCATCAATAATGTTCTTATCTGTTTCTATCGTTTCAATCTCAAATATATTTTGATTATGACAGCTTACAGCTAGCAGTAAAATAAAAAATAGCTGAATTGTTTTCATGAAATGACTTAATCTATTTTAAACTTAGATACTCATATAGAAAAAGCGGTAGTTTTTACTACCGCTTAATAACTATTATTAAAAAGTTTTATTGATTATTTTTTAACTGCTTTTAAAGTTTTTACTGTTCCATCTTCCATTTGAAGGCTAATCAGATAAAGACCAGAATTCAGGTCAGAAAGATTGAGCTCATTGCTGGCTTTAAGAGTTTTCAGCTGTCTTCCGGAAACATCACTGATAACAATTGATTTTACTCCTTTAGTATCAGAAATTTTCAGAATGTCTTTAAACGGATTAGGATAAACAGAGATATCTGCTTTCTTATTCATGTTTATATCAGAAGTTCCTAATACAGTTCCTACATTAATCGTGTAGTCTTCTGCCTGTCCCTGGCTGATATCACTGCATGGATCTGATAATTCTGTTCTTACAGAAGTTGTAGAACTGTTAAAATTATACTTAATTCTCATTCTTGTATTCCCTAAAGCAGCCGTAGCCGGTACTGTAATGTTTTTATTAACAGTTAAAGGAGTACCTGTTCCTCCTGCAAAATCAGAAGTTACAAAATAAGACTCTCCCGGATCGGCAAAACTTCCGTTTTGATTCCAGTCTATAAATACTGTAAACCCAAATCTGTTTGTAGTTCCCACTGAAGTTGCTGTTAACGCAATAGGATAAGAAGTCCCTCTGGTAACATTCGCTATTTTGTTGGTGTAATTTTCCTGGCCATCCATAGGGTTTGTTGTTACAGTGGCACTCGATGCGTTGGTCATATCACTGAAAACAACATTGGAAATAGGATAAGTACCCAACCTGGCAAGAAGTGGTCCACAATAAGGTGTAATTGGATTAGCTCCTGTAGTGAATGATATTTCCTGACATCCTGTAGCATCTCCCAAAGCGTTGGTAGGCGTGGCCGTTACATAAAGAGTTGTATTTGGAGGTAGGGGGGCAGAGGCTGTAGGGGTGTAGGAAGTATCATAGGTACTTCCTGAGAAGATATTTGAACCTCCTGAAGTAGTCCCAATTTTTACTTTATAAGCTTCAGCTCCGGCTGTAGGTGCCCAGGTAATCTGCTGGCGTACGGAAACTCCGGTTGCTCCGCTTACAGGGCTGCTTATTGTAGTACAGGCAGGCGTTGCAGTAACTTCCTGTTTGATTTTAACATTGTCTATAAAGCTAAAAAAATCATATGTACCACCTGTTGTACCCAATGTTTGAATTCTCAGCATAAAGTTTCCGTTGACATTGGCGCTTTCAGGGATTGTACCTGTAAACGGAGCACATGTTTGTGCCGCACTCGTTAACGTGATAGGAGAGCCTACTGTGGTATAGTTGACTCCTCCATCGGTTGAATAAGCTACAGTAATAGTACCTCCAATAGAACTGCTTGCATCATATGGCTGTGTTGTGTACGCAAAAGAAATATCAATTTTTTTACCGTTAGCAGTTATGCTCGCCGGCTTTGTATAGATTAAATTGACTGTCCTGGTTGCTGTACTTAAACCATATACTTCAGCACCGATGAATGTATTTCCATCACAGGTACTTCCAATATAGGTTGCGGCAGTACCGGTATAACCACCGCTTATTACAAAGCCAGGGCTGGTTGCGTTTTCAAAGCTTTCAGTCACTAAAATCTGGGCACTGCTCATAGTGGCGAGTGCCATTGAACTCAAGAATAGTATTTTCTTCATAGGGTAAAGTTTTATTTTACCGAATATAATAATATTCTCCATATTAACCAAATTAATAGTGAAATTTACATTTGATAATCAATTATTTATCTATTGTGTCTTTGTTTTAGGTAATTTTAATTGTTTTTATTCTTTTTATTAAATATTCTTTTTTATTACTTGAACAAGTAGGGTATTGTATGAATGGAAGACTTCCTATGAAATCTATGGATGATCATTTTTTATTTTGTTAGTTTCAATGCTGTATCTTTTGATGAAGTTCCGGGTTTGCCATTGTCTCCTTTTGTGTGTGCCACACAGGAAACCATGGAAAGGGATATTGTAAAAAGTAAAAGTTTTCTGATCATTTATCTAGTATTGCTAGTCTTTTATTCTTAAAAATTCTTTAGCCAGTTCAATCATTTTAGGATCACCGGTATATTTACCATGCTCATCAGAAAGTTTTACGGTAGGAATCCATTCCTTATTGGGAGCCTGTACCCCAATCAGTTTCATGACAATGTTCATTGGCTTTAAGCCTACATCGTTGGTAAGGTTGGTTCCTATTCCAAAAGAGATCCCTATTTTTCCACGGCAGTAGTTTGTAATTTCTTCTACCTTTTCAAGATTAAGTGCATCAGAGAAAATAATATATTTAAACATAGGATTAATGCCGTTCTTTTGATAATGTGCGATAGTTTTATCGGCAAATTCCAGGGGATCACCACTGTCATGACGTACGCCATCAAAAAGTTTAGCAAATTTTTTGTCAAATTGCTGAAAGAAGACATCTGTAGTATAGGTGTCGGAAAGCGCAACTCCCAAGTCTCCTCTGTATACATCCACCCAATGTTCCAGAGCCAGTTCATTGGCCATTTTGAATCCATATTCTGCGGCATGGAACATAAACCATTCGTGGGCATGTGTTCCGATAGGTTTTACACCATATTTCATAGCAAAATGAACATTTGAGCTTCCGATAAATGTAGATTCTTTTTTCTGATTTAAAGCTTCCATTACCAGATTTTGTACCTTATAAGAATGTCTTCTTCTGGTTCCAAATTCTGCAAAGGTCACTCCAAGTCTGCCTAATGCATCAGCTTTTTCAATTGTCTTGCTCATTACCACTTCATTAGAATCTCTTTCCATATGATTCATTTCGTAGTGCAGTTCACTGATAAGTGCCAATAAGGGAACTTCCCAAAGAATAGTTCTATACCAAAGTCCTTCCACGCTTACAGAAAGGTCACCTCCTTCCTGATGAATCTTTACTTCTGACGGATCATAGTGATATCCTTCAAGAAAATCAAGATAAGGAAGGTCAATATAAGGACAGGTTCTTGCCATAAACTTTTTCTCATCTTTGGTAAGTTTAAGTTCAGCCATTTTATTTACAGCTTCCCTTAGAGCATTATCAAAACCATCAGGAAACTGGTGTTTCCCTCTATTGATAAATTCATATTTTACAATTGAACTGGGGAATAGTTTTACCACGGCATTTTGCATGGTTATTTTATAGAAATCATTATCCAGAATGGAGTTCAGTCTTACATCGTTCATGATATGTGTAATTTTAACGCAAATATAAAAATAAAAAATAAAAATCGTCTAAATGTAAGACGATTTTTTTGAAATATTTCAATGCTCTTGTGGAGTTATTTTCCCAGATAGGAATTGTACATCCAAACTTCCTTCTCTTGCTCGGTAATATAGTCGCTCATTTGTGAGTTGGTACCCTCATCTCCTGCTTCATCTGTAATATCTAAAAGTTCTCTTTGAAGATCAAGAACCACTTTGAATGAATTCAGGATCTGTTCAACACTTTTAGTGCCGTCAGTAACTTCTTTACTTTCCTTAATGGTTGCTACTTTCAAATAATCAGAGTAGTTATGGGCAGGAGTAGCTCCCAGAGTAAGGATTCTTTCTGCAATTTCATCAATCTTTAGAACCAGGCTGTTGTATAATTCTTCAAACTTCGGATGAAGCGTGAAAAACTGATCACCTTTAATGTTCCAGTGGGAACCTCTGGTATTCTGATAAAACACAGAATAATTGGCTAAAAGTACATTTAATTTGTCTGAAATCTTTTTACAGTCGGCCTCTTTTAAACCGATAATGCTAGCGTTTTTCATATGTATATATTTATTTTTTTAGGGTCATTAATACGTACCGTTTTGCAGGATTGTCTGCTGAAATTTAAAACGTCCACTTCATAAACCGTATTTGTATATCCGAAAGTTACGAAATATTGTGCCGAACTGCTTTCAATGTTGATAGATGATAACTATGGAAAAATTTTTTAAAATAGTTTGGAAGTCTTAATATTGCAAAATGATGAAAAGTTTTTTGATTACAGCTGCTGTATTTTTCGGGATATGTTTTCTATATATTCTGTTTATGCTGTCCAGTACCGGTAATTATTTTACCTATATATTAGATGATGCATACATCCATATGGCTATTGCCAGGAACTTTGCATTTCATGGAGTATGGGGAGTTACAAAGTATATTTTTTCATCGTCTTCATCATCTCCGGTTTTTACCTGTATTATAAGCCTTTTATTTTTTGTTTTTGGAAACCATACTTTAATACCGTTAATTTTCAATATTGTAGTTTCCTGCTTGCTTATTGCTGTTCTCGTTAAATATTTTTCTTTTTTTTTACTACATAGTAAACAGGTTATTGTGGCATGTCTCTTTACTCTTTTTCTATCGGTGTTGCATGTGCAGATTGTATCAGGAATGGAACATGTCTTACAGGTATTTGTGATTGCTGTCAATATTTATTGTTTTCAAAAATGGATTGGAAATGGTTTTAAAACAAGTCTCTACACCTATATTTTTTATTGTACTATTCTGCTGCTGGGGTTAGTGAGATTTGAAAGTATGTTCTATTTCGTATCACTTGCCTTTGTTTTTTTTCTGATCAGAAACTTTAAAAATGCTATGCTGGTACTTGTTATCGGTTTTGCTCCGATTCTTGTTTTTGGATACTTTAATGTTCATAGCAGCGGTTATTTTTTTCCTAATTCAGTAGTTGTAAAAGGAACTTTGATCGATTTCTCAGGAAATGTTTTAGCGCAGATTGCTGATATCGTTTTAAAAAAACTGATCCTTAATATAACCTTCTACAAGATTGGATTTTTTCCATTACTGATAGGAATGATATTGATTTATAGGGATTATAAAAGTAAAATAGATTTTAGATCCATAGTATCTGCTAATTTTCTTTTCATTGCTTTTAGTTTTACATTGATCATGCACTGTCTGTTCGGTGAAATGAAAAGTATTTTTAGGTATGAAGCTTATCTACTGGTCGCTTTTTGCATGACTCTCATTCCTAAGTTGTTGGTTTTCTTTGAAAAACCTTGGTCAGCTTTTAAAGCAGAAGCGGGAATAGGAGTTTTTATTATGGCTAATACTATAATATTGGTTTATAAGTTTGGATATGCTCATAATCTTATTACTAATGGAAGTGCTAATATCTATGAACAGCAAATCCAGTCAGCGAGGTTTTTACATAAATACTATAATACATCCAAGGTTGTTGCTAATGATATTGGAGCAATTACTTACTTTTCCGATATTCATTTGTTGGATATTGTAGGGTTGGGATCTATGGAAATGGTAGACTTTAAAATCAGGAAAAAAGTTTTCGATGATGAGGTTGAAAAATTTCTTTCTGAGTATACCCGCGATAATAAATATGAACTTGCAGTCGCATACGAAGAATGGCTGGAGGGGCATGCTCCAAAAAGCTGGAAAAAAATTGCGGCTTTAGAGATAAGCGGAGATAATGGCGTGCTGGGATTTAAGCGCGTAGTTATTTATTCTATAAACCCGGAAACCCGGGATGTATTGATTGATAATGTCAAAAAATTTGATTGGAATAAAAAGGTAAAAGTGACCATCATTAGATAGACACTGCTAAT
This genomic window from Chryseobacterium sp. MEBOG06 contains:
- a CDS encoding bacteriocin-like protein, encoding MKNLKNLNRKELKSVLGGAAAACEAPIDGGCKANYIFCSNPYCCYPPNRPFICLD
- a CDS encoding GEVED domain-containing protein, translating into MKKILFLSSMALATMSSAQILVTESFENATSPGFVISGGYTGTAATYIGSTCDGNTFIGAEVYGLSTATRTVNLIYTKPASITANGKKIDISFAYTTQPYDASSSIGGTITVAYSTDGGVNYTTVGSPITLTSAAQTCAPFTGTIPESANVNGNFMLRIQTLGTTGGTYDFFSFIDNVKIKQEVTATPACTTISSPVSGATGVSVRQQITWAPTAGAEAYKVKIGTTSGGSNIFSGSTYDTSYTPTASAPLPPNTTLYVTATPTNALGDATGCQEISFTTGANPITPYCGPLLARLGTYPISNVVFSDMTNASSATVTTNPMDGQENYTNKIANVTRGTSYPIALTATSVGTTNRFGFTVFIDWNQNGSFADPGESYFVTSDFAGGTGTPLTVNKNITVPATAALGNTRMRIKYNFNSSTTSVRTELSDPCSDISQGQAEDYTINVGTVLGTSDINMNKKADISVYPNPFKDILKISDTKGVKSIVISDVSGRQLKTLKASNELNLSDLNSGLYLISLQMEDGTVKTLKAVKK
- the pncB gene encoding nicotinate phosphoribosyltransferase; the encoded protein is MNDVRLNSILDNDFYKITMQNAVVKLFPSSIVKYEFINRGKHQFPDGFDNALREAVNKMAELKLTKDEKKFMARTCPYIDLPYLDFLEGYHYDPSEVKIHQEGGDLSVSVEGLWYRTILWEVPLLALISELHYEMNHMERDSNEVVMSKTIEKADALGRLGVTFAEFGTRRRHSYKVQNLVMEALNQKKESTFIGSSNVHFAMKYGVKPIGTHAHEWFMFHAAEYGFKMANELALEHWVDVYRGDLGVALSDTYTTDVFFQQFDKKFAKLFDGVRHDSGDPLEFADKTIAHYQKNGINPMFKYIIFSDALNLEKVEEITNYCRGKIGISFGIGTNLTNDVGLKPMNIVMKLIGVQAPNKEWIPTVKLSDEHGKYTGDPKMIELAKEFLRIKD
- a CDS encoding Dps family protein; this encodes MKNASIIGLKEADCKKISDKLNVLLANYSVFYQNTRGSHWNIKGDQFFTLHPKFEELYNSLVLKIDEIAERILTLGATPAHNYSDYLKVATIKESKEVTDGTKSVEQILNSFKVVLDLQRELLDITDEAGDEGTNSQMSDYITEQEKEVWMYNSYLGK